In Miscanthus floridulus cultivar M001 chromosome 5, ASM1932011v1, whole genome shotgun sequence, one genomic interval encodes:
- the LOC136553245 gene encoding uncharacterized protein: protein MKKYFDNQDEPQRDQPTQTSWGTKVYEMVKDMDQVEFGKKKKPPEEGPKQTRKRKRDQTEEVPTAVPFKKKSIFFKYLSYWKTLNTPHAIDCMHLEKNVFESMIGVLLDIKGKTKDGIKSRMDLVNLGIRPDLHPGPPQNGKVDIPGAACNLTQDERMAFLKLRRGIKVLTGFSSNIKSLVSMKDLIMTGYNSHDCHVMLTVFLPIAIRAIRPEYVKMVITRMSYFFNRITQKVIDKVELPALKEFIAETLYQLEMCFPPSYFDIMPHLMMHMVDQIHQLGPVYLHQMWTYERFMSTLNRYVHNRAYPEGSMIKAYTTEEVVNWCMRYIRDGRVIGLPVHHHEGKTSGMGCTGQKVRTDVANRTVQEAHYNILHQLVSMEKYIEKHLEEIHAANDGQRTEAWVQNHHKSNFIEWLKEQHIPLEGCPDEDTETVKRLVLGPSSQITMWQGYDVQGYRFHTKDKDKKSSAQNYGVRYEGEEEFMGQRRQYYGQVEEIWELDYGQNLRITIFRCQWVKLNAVAVDNYGLTTVDLKSIGYKDDPWVLATNVAQVAYYIYVEDPKRHVVVSEKQRIVGADGVQSPEQYNN, encoded by the coding sequence atgaaaaaatactttgacaatcaggacgaaccgcagcgtgatcaaccgacgcagactagttgggggacaaaggtgtatgagatggtcaaggacatggatcaggtggagtttggaaagaagaagaagccgcctgaagaggggcccaagcagacaaggaagcgaaagcgggaccagacggaggaagtccccaccgccgttcctttcaagaagaagtcaattttcttcaagtacctgtcgtattggaaaacattgaatacaccccatgccatcgactgcatgcacctggagaaaaatgtcttcgaaagcatgatcggtgtcctgctggacatcaagggcaagacaaaggatggtatcaagtcacggatggatcttgtcaatctgggcatcaggccggatcttcacccgggaccgcctcagaacggtaaagtcgatatcccgggtgcggcctgcaacctaacgcaagacgagaggatggcttttcttaagttgcgtaggggtatcaaggtgctgactggtttctcttccaacatcaagagcctggtctccatgaaagacctcataatgaccggctacaactcacacgactgccatgtcatgctgacagtgttcctaccaattgcgattagggctatccgtccagagtatgtgaagatggtcatcacacggatgtcatacttctttaaccgcatcacccagaaggtcattgataaggttGAGCTGCCTGCcttgaaggagttcatcgcggagaccctttaccagctcgagatgtgctttccaccatcttactttgatattatgccacacctaatgatgcatatggtcgatcagatccatcaactgggccccgtgtacctacaccagatgtggacgtacgagcggttcatgtccaccctcaacagatacgtccataaccgtgcttacccggagggctctatgatcaaGGCATACACAACAGAGGAGgtcgtgaactggtgtatgaggtacataagagatgggagggtgattgggctgcctgtccatcaccatgaaggcaaaacctcagggatggggtgcacaggccaaaaagtacgcaccgatgtggcaaaccgaacggtgcaagaagctcattacaacatccttcatcagttagtgagcatggagaaatacattgaaaagcacctGGAAGAGATCCACGCCGCTAATGACGGAcagcgcacggaggcatgggtccagaaccatcacaagagcaatttcatagagtggctcaaagagcaacacataccccttgaaggatgccctgatgaagatacggagaccgttaagaggcttgtgttaggcccatccagccaaatcaccatgtggcaagggtatgacgtccagggctacaggttccacacgaaagacaaggacaagaagagctcggcacagaactaTGGTGTTCGATATGAGGGCGAAGAAGAGTTCatgggccagaggaggcaatactatgggcaagtcgaagaaatatgggaacttgactacggccaaaacctacgcataaccatcttccgttgccagtgggtcaaactgaatgcggttgcagtggacaattatgggctaaccaccgtggacctcaaaagtatcggctacaaagatgacccgtgggtactagcaaccaatgtcgcgcaagtggcctactatatatatgtagaggacccaaaaaggcatgtggttgtgtccgaaaagcagcggattgtgggagctgatggggtgcagagtcccgaacaatacaacaactag
- the LOC136553248 gene encoding uncharacterized protein — MDRDGRPGWLPSMGFAFLSFNCGMAVYRSWDDPYTVGFVLAAYAALVLLFRCLHLLERRRDQRLKLAVWGLSTLLTLMFSYKVAAMMPPWAQLLVWVLGILTIVAGFYAFFVARPEEP; from the coding sequence ATGGACCGCGACGGCCGCCCGGGATGGCTGCCGTCGATGGGATTCGCCTTCCTCAGCTTCAACTGCGGGATGGCCGTCTACCGCTCCTGGGACGACCCCTACACCGTCGGCTTCgtcctcgccgcctacgccgcccTCGTCCTCCTCTTCCGCTGCCTCCACCTGCTGGAGCGCCGCAGGGACCAGCGCCTCAAGCTCGCCGTCTGGGGCCTCTCCACGCTCCTCACGCTCATGTTCTCGTACAAGGTCGCCGCCATGATGCCGCCCTGGGCACAGCTGCTCGTCTGGGTCCTGGGGATCCTCACCATCGTCGCCGGATTCTACGCCTTCTTCGTCGCCCGCCCGGAGGAGCCCTGA